Part of the Sulfuricurvum kujiense DSM 16994 genome, CAAAAATCCCAGAAAGAGGGGGATTGCCGAGCAGGTACAAAACGGGGTGATGATCCCAAAGAGGGCGGCGAGGATATTGCCGGTAAACTCGCGTTTGCCCGCCAGATAGGCACGTACTTTCTCGGTGTTGAACCAGGTACGCAAAAACGAAACGGCAAAGATGATGGAGAGGAGTAAAAACCAGATTTTGATCGTATCGTAGAGAAAAAAGTGCAAAGCATCACCCAACCGTCCGGAAAACCCGAGCCAATCGAGGACGATTTTGCCGCTGAATTCCTGCCACATGATCAGTCACACAACTCGGATTTGACGATAGGAAGCAACTCTTTTTCTATCAGATCGAGTGTTTTTGCGTACTCTTCAACCGCCTTACCACTCGGGTCTTCGAAAGCGACATGGATCGTTTTGACCGCTTTGGGGAACATCGGGCAGGTTTCATGGGCATGGTCGCAGACGGTGACAACGAGATCGAACGGAGTATCGATCACGGTATCGATCACTTTGGAGTGGTACACATCTTTCCAATACCCTTTTTCTTCCAGCAGAGACTGAGCGTTCGGATTGACTTTGCCGCTTGCTTTGACGCCCGAGCTTTGCGCATACACGCAATCGCCCATTTTAGCATTGATCAGCGCTTCGGCCATGATTGAGCGGCAGCTGTTGCCGGTGCAGAGGATAAGAACATTTTTCATAGGGTACAACCTTCGTTTTGGGATAATTTTTTCAAGGGAGGCAAATCGAGATTTAGACAGCGGATTTCCGCTAACGCTTCGCTGCGGAAACGATCCAGCGGAGAACGGATAGAATAATAGGCCCACGTGCCGCACCGATCCACCCGTAAAAAGCCGCCGTCTTTCAGGATTTTGAGATGACGGGAGAGGCGTGATTGGATCATCCCGAAACTCTCCTGCATATCACAGACGCACAGTGCTCCGTGCGTATCCAAAAAAGCGAGGAGCTTCACGCGTGTTTCATCGTTTAGCGCCGATACGGTTTCTAAGAAGATATCCATTGTCACCTCCATTTTACAGCATTGTAACATAAATGAAATCATATATCAAGATATATTGATTTAATATCTGCTTTTAGCTATAGTGTTGTCATTAAAATAAAAGGTATACCATGTTGAAAGTATTATTCGTCTGTGTTCATAACAGTGCTCGAAGTCAAATGGCAGAAGCTTTTTTCAATCAATATGCGGCAAATACCGATTGTGCCGAAAGTGCAGGGATAGAACCCGGTAAACTCAATTCCTATGTTGTTCAGGCAATGAGCGAAAAAGGAATAGATATATCAGCTAATGAAACGAAAGGTGTATTTAATCTTTACAAAGAGGGGCGAACCTACAGTCACGTTATTACGGTTTGTGATGCGGAAGCGGCGCAGCGCTGCCCAATATTTCCCGGAATAAGCCGGATCATTATGTGGAGTTTTCCCGATCCTTCAACATTTACCGGAAGCGATGAGGAGATCATGCAGCAGGTTCGTGCTGTCCGTGATACAATCGAAGAAAAAGTAAAGGCATTTATTGCCAATCCGCTTGATGAGAATGTCTTATGATTTTAGCTGTTTCTCTTTTTTTAGTGACGCTCGTTTTTGTCATATGGCAGCCGCGCGGACTGCAAATCGGTACTACGGCTGTTATCGGAGCTGTTGCAGCCGTGGTGTTGGGGGTTGTCAGTATTACCGATGTCTGGACGGTCACTTCCATCGTATGGGATGCGACGCTGGCGTTTATCGGGATTATTTTACTCTCGATGGTACTCGATGAGATCGGGTTTTTCGAGTGGGCGGCGCTCAAGATGGCGCGCCTATCCGGCGGAAACGGTCATCTGATGTTCGTCTATATCCTCATCCTCGGCGCACTCGTATCGGCACTGTTTGCCAACGACGGCGCAGCACTGATCCTAACCCCGATCGTACTCGCCAAAATGAAGCACCTCAAAATGAACCCGATCGCGGTTTTCGCCTTTTTGATGGCGGGGGGATTTATCGGCGACAGCGCTTCCAATCCGCTCGTAATCTCGAACCTGACCAATATCGTGACGGCGGGGTATTTTGGGATCGGGTTTTGGGAGTATGCCAAAACGATGTTCTTGCCGAATCTCCTCAGTATCGTCGCCTCTATTGCGGTATTATGGATTTATTTTCGCAAAGATATTCCCACTTTCATCGATATCACACAGTTGGCTACACCCGAATCCGCGATCAAAAATATGACGATGTTTCGGCTGAGCTGGTGGTTTTTGGCTCTGCTGATGGCGGGGTATTTCATCGGGGATGCGTATCATCTCCCCGTGTCGGTATTTGCCCTCGGCGGTGCACTCGTCTTTTTAGCTATTGCAACCTATTTTAAAGCTACGAAGCCGATTATGACGATCAAGGCTGCCCCGTGGCAGGTGGTGTGGTTCAGTATCGGCCTCTACGTCGTCGTCTACGGTCTTAAAAACGGGGGATTGACCACCTATCTCGCTGGGGTGATCACCGAGTTGCAAAGCATGGGGAATGTCTATGCCGTGATAGGAACGGGCTTCCTCTCCGCCATCCTCAGTTCGGTCATGAATAATATGCCGACCATTATGGTGATGGATATCGCGATCGCCGAAGCGGGAAATCAAGCACTGGCATATGCCAATATCCTCGGCTGTAACCTCGGACCGAAAATGACCCCGATCGGATCGCTCGCGACACTATTGTGGCTTCACGTTTTGGCGCAAAAAGGGGTCAAGATCGGTTGGGGCGAATACATGAAAGTGGGATTGGTGATTACCCCGCCGGTATTATTGGTAGCGTTGGTAGGACTCATTTAATATTTTTCAAATATATTGATCTGATCTAAGTTTATCAATTCATCTGTTAAAAGATTGATTGCTTTATTCGCATCCAAGTGAATATTTTTAGTAAAAAGATTGGATATGTCTTGATATATTTTTAATTTTACTAACTCCTGAATACTTGATTGATGAAGTTTAGTATGATTATTGTTTTTTTCTTCATTGTAAAGATATATTAATAGAAATAAAAATGATATTTTCAAGCCGTCATAAATATCTTTTTTTAATATGATGATTTCATCAGTTAAATTAATAATATTTGCATTAATTCGAGTATATTCATATATATTATCATAAAGTTGGATGTACTTTTCAATACTTTTAATTTTTTCAAGTTTTTGATACATACTTATATTATTTTGGCATGCGTTTATGAAAACATAAATATCATTATTAACGAGTGCTTGATTTGCAATTGTTTTTTCTAATGCAGTTAATTTTGAAATTTTTCGATCAAATTGATTTTGAATAGATTGAATTTCGAGTTCTTTCATTTGCTGGGAATAAAGTTTGTTTTGTTCTTTGAACTGCTCCGTTTGATTTTCAAATTCTTCTCTTTGGAGCTTGAATTCTCGGCTCTGAATAAAAATTCCGTATGCAAGCCATATAAAAGCTAAGATACTAAAATGTCCTGATGTGAAGTCACCAAAGACTCCTTTCTTTTCAAGTGTCAGATTGTGATCCATATAAAAATTTGTATTGATACCTTCTGGCGTAATTGAACCGCCAAAAAGAAAAAAGAAGTAATGTATAAGTACGAATACGGTTAAAATAATAATGCTAATTTTCATTTATTGATTCCTTGGTTTAGATTCATTTCCACACCGCAATCCCTCCCCAACCATCAACAAATCCCATCTGTTCCAAATCTATATCAGGATACTTGGCAAAAAGGTTTAATAGCTCCGATTTCATATCAAACGTGTCATGAATCGAACGAAGTACATGATGGGTCATCACGGCAAACGTATAGTATTTGTCGTTGACCATCCCCGTAAACTCTTTTTTATGCTTCGGTATTTTGGTTTTGATAACGAATTGACGGTTCCATAAACGGCTATGATGGGCGGAGAGGTTGCGCACGTACGAAAAGACATGAAGCCAGTTTTTAAAGACAAAAGAGGGCAACCCGATTCCGTCTAAAATCTCTTTTTCGATAGGGGGACAAAGCATAGAGTAAAGTTTTGAAAGTGTACCGAATGAGATGATCTCAACGACCATCCAAATGGGTAAATCACTATCGCAATAGTTGTCTCTGAAATGTTTGATAAACGTTTCTTTTGAACGTCCCGTCTCTTTTGCTATGTCGTCTTTGAGCCATGCAAAATCCCCGTCTCTGGCACAAAAGTTTTCTTCTTGGGTATAGCCGAAAGCCTTGGTGTGTTTCGAGAGAATGTAGGCGAGGGAAGTGCGTAAAAATATTTCGATTTTTTCAATAGCGCCAAATGTTAAAAGTCGTAGCTCTTTATCGAAATGGTAGAGGTCGATGATCTGCTCGAACGTAATGCCGTGGTCAAAAGTGTCTTTTGCCGATTGAAACGGCAGGAAATAAGCACTGAGCCGAAAATAACTGATGTGTTTGAGTTTAGTAATGGCATAAGCTTCATCATGGATAATAAGTCCGCGATTTTTGAGAAGATCGATTTGATTTTGATACGAAAGGTGAGGTTTGTTGTAAGAAGTCATAAGCACTTCCCCGTTTGCACATTGTGAAGAGGTGGGGGGAGTATGTTGAGAGAATTATTACGAAAATAAGCTTTGAAATTTATTACGTGCATCGAGGATATTCCATAATGATGCTAACGTAAGACATTCATACTCCGTAACATAAAATAATTGCAGTGATTATAGCAGATTTGAATGACCTTCCGAACTGATCTGTTGTGTTGAGCAGGTTGGTATAAGAAGTAATTATTCAGTAAAATAGCAAACTTTTTTATAGCAAGGGTCGAAATGGTTTCATCAAAATACACTGCACAACGATTTATAGGACTCGGCGGTATTTTGATGATGTCGGCAATAATCAGCACCTCGTGCAGTGCAGAAAACCTTGAGGATATCTTCAAAGAGGGTAAAGTGAGCGGTCAGCTCCGAGCCTTCTGGTATGACGGACAGCGGGAACTGCGGATCGATCGTACGGCACTGACCGTGGGGGGGATACTTTCCTATCAAACGGCGCCGTTCGCGGGACTGAGTGGCGGAGTATCGTTTTTTTCGAGCAACGGTATCACGTCGCTGACGCACATGCCCGAATCGGGGCAGACCCACAACCTCAATCTCGACGGAAGCTCCATCAACACCCTCTGCGAAGCGTATCTGCAGTACAAAGCGAGTGAGACGTCGATCAAGATCGGGCGGCAGCGTCTTGATCTTCCTTTGACGAATGACTATTACAACCGTATGCTCCCCAACAGTTTTGAAGCGCTGTACGGCGAGAACCGTTCGCTGCAGCATACGGTTCTCAAAGCCGCCTACATCACGGGGTGGAAGTATAAAGGCTCCGATACGTTTGTCTCTCCGACCTATACCCTCGGAATTGACCGCGATATCACCGTTGTCGGAGCGGTCTACACTCCTGAGCCTTCGCTAAAATTTGAACTTTACGACACCTATGTGCGTGACGTGATGAACGCCCCGTATCTGCAGATTATCGATAATGCGATCTGGAAATCATCCGAGGGGACAACCCTCTCGGGCGCCGTTCAGTATTTGAATGAAAAGAGTATCGGTTTGCATGCGGCGGGGGAGATGGATACCTATCTGCTAGGAATCCGGGGCACCGTGTCCAAAGGGCTGTGGAGTCTGAGCGCTCTGTATACCCGCATCGGCGATCAAAGCCTGCAAGGGAGCGGCGGACGCTATGAGAAAATGGGGTGGGGAGGGTTTATTACCTACACCGATCTGCAAATCGACGGGGAGAGCGAAAACGGCGGGGCACAAGCCTACGGAAGTATCCTGACCTACCGCCCCTCATCGGATTTCGAGATTTCTGCCAAAACCATGCACATCGATCAAAACGACGCTATACAGTCTAACCCCGCGTCGCTTACCCTCAACCCCCGACCCGATTCAAACGAATACAACATCGATGCGACTTATCAACCTTCTAAATCGTTTCGGCTGCGCACACGACTCGCTCGGATCGATTACGACAGCGGCAGTACAGAGCTGTATAAAGCCAAAGCGTACGATGAGACAAATGTCCGCATTATCGCCGACTATCTGTTTTAGTACATTTACAAAACAATTCTAAAACAGTTCAATCCCGTATCGTAATGATATTCGAGTCTGTATCCGTGTTTGTGCAAGATGGCATTGGTGATATAAAGCCCTAACCCTAGACCGGTCATGGAACTCTCATAGGTACGGTTAAAGGGTTTGGTAAAAGTTCGGTTCTCTTCGGGAAGAGGCTCTCCGAGGCTGCAGATTTCAATAGCGTGTTGCAATATGAAAAGGGTGGGTTTCGTATCGGAGTATTTAAACGCGTTATCGAGAAGGTTTTTCAGTGCGATGGCGAAAAGCTCAAAATCGACGTTGATAATGAGGGCGGAATCTTCCCCTTTGATCACAATGTTTTTTTTCTCGCACATCAGAATATCGCAGGTATGGTCGAGAATATCGACAAAACGGTATTCTTGGGGATTGATCGTCATCTCTCCGCTGCTGAAACGCTCCATTGTCGAAAACTCTCTGAGCAGATAATCCATACGGTTAAAAATCCGCTTCAGCCGTTTCTGATCCTCTGATTCTTCGAGGCAATCGGTGCTCAAAGCCCCTTTCATAATCGGTGTTTTAAGTTCATGAAGGATATTGCGTAAAAACAGCGCTCTCGCCTCTTTCATCGAGGCGATTTTCTCTAACGCAAGGTTGAATTCATGGGTAATCTGAGAAATTTCATCCTTCCCGCCTATCGGTACGTCCAGACGGGTATCCCCCTCTTTAAAGTTCATGATAGCATTTTTAAGACGGTTCAGCGGGGTCAGCTTTTTGAGAATAAAGATAAAAAAGAGCAGCACCAGCAGATCGATCATAATGAATACAGTCCAAATAGGCCATATTGAGGTTACTTTGAGGTCTTCCAAAACCATTAAATCATGCCGATCGAACGGCGGAGGCGGCGGCAATGACGGATCAAACATCAAAGGAGGCCGGTCAAACGGATTCATCGGAGGAGGGGATTTGAGAAAATAGATTTTGCCGTTATGTTCCATCACTCTTCCGAAAGGGAATTCTTCAAGCGTTATTCCGTTTTTTCGGAGGAAATCGGGTGACAGGGAAGAGGGGGCGATCATCAGTTGTTTGAGTTCCGTCCCGAAATCTCCGCTTCGGTGGTGAATCAGACGTTCCGCAAGAGCAAAACGGCGCATTCTGTCCCCTTGCATCTCATTTGCAAAATAGTTGTGTGCTATCCAAAACAAACCGTTGATCAGAGCAAATATGAGCAGAAAAAATAAAATAATGAGGCGGATGATGGAGTGGTTATTCATTGACAAATTTATACCCTACGCCGCGAACGGAAATAATGTAACGGGGATTTTTCGGATCGTCGCCTATTTTTTGGCGGATACGCCCCATAATGACATCGATACTTTTGAGACTGCTTTCGTATTTGATCGAACCGATATTCATCAACAGCTCTTCTCGTGAAATGGCGTAACGATCTTTTTTGATCATATAGGAGACGATATCGTATTCGGCGGGGGTAAGCTTCAAAACCGAGCCGTGACGGGAAATTTCGTGTTTTTGCTCATTGACTTCGAACGGAAACAGTTTTTTGGGCAATGAGGGGTGGATGCGCCGCATAATGGCATCGATACGAAAGATCAGCTCCTGAGGATCATAGGGTTTAGGCAGATAGTCGTCCGCCCCGCGCGAAAATCCCATTATCTTATCGCGAATGTCTGAGCGTGCCGAAGAGATAATAATCGGTATGTCGCTCTCTTGACGGATCAGACGGCATATTTCCATACCGTCCATTTGGGGTAGTGAGAGATCGAGCACCAACAGATCAAAGGTTTGTGCCTGAAACAGGCTCAGCCCTTCCAGCGGTGTCAAAGCGACCGTGACATCAATATCGTCTTTATAAAGACGTGATCGCAACAGTTGAGCCAGTTCATCATCATCTTCAATCATTAAAACCTGTATCATAAATCGATTATATCGATGAAAAGGTAACAAGATAGTAACTGAATTTTGTCGATTTTTTCGCATGTATGCGAAAACCTTTAGGGGATTGCAAAGGACAATTGTGTCCTTGCCATCTAAACCGGCTTAGCCGGTTTGGATGTATAACACTGAATCTACATGCCCCGAAGGGCATGCGTGTTTATGCACTGACACTTAAAAGAGAAGTGGAGTTGCTTGCAGAGGCATTGCTGCCGTAGTAGGAAAGAATTTTTTGAAGCATGTCATTACGCATCGTTTTAAATGCGTCTTCCGTCGTTGTTTCTGTTGTAGAAGCAGATGTTTGTGCCGAAGCGGAAGTACTGGTTTGTGATGACGTACTTGAACTATCGGTTGATTTTTTCTCAAAGAGAGCCGCTAGTTCATCGGCACTGACCGATCCGTCCTGATTGGTGTCCAGAGCGGAAAAAATCTTATCGATACTTTGGCTGTCCGTGCTGTCTGTGGAGGAAGAAGAGTCGCTCGGCGGTGGCGGTGGCATTCCTCCCGGTGGCGGCGGAGGCATTCCGCCGTCTTCTCCTTGAGCTTTTTGCGGTTTTGAATTTTTAAGTGCAGCCATGAATTCATCGGTACTTAAACCGCCGTCTCCGTTTGAATCCAACTTAGTGAAAATATCTGTAGCCGAGGTGCTGCTAGAACTAGAGCTGCCGCTAGAACTATTTGAATTAGATGCGAGCGCTTGTGCAGCCGCACTGAATTCTGCTGAGTCGACAGTACCGTTTCCATCCGTGTCCATAGAGCTCAACATTTGTTGCGCTATATCTTCAAAATTCGGTTTGGACGTCTGTGACGAAGATACCCCGGAAGAACTGTAAGACGAATACGCACTGTAGTTAGAATTAACTGTCATGGTACGCTCCTTATCGGGTGTAGCAAGAAAAATTTCTTACTCGGTCAAAATCATAAAGCCCCTATAGTAACTAATAGGTAACATTAATAATGTTTATCAATAAAAAAATATAAAAAAAAGTTTGTCTCTAAAATTTAATATTTTTGTAATAAATTGTATTCATTCTATGTTATGATTAAATCTGCATGAATAAAAATAAGCTTTGAATATCGTATCTTTATGCGATAAATACGGCTTAAAAATAAAGGAGATAAATGAAAGCTGTTATTATGGCAGGCGGATTTGGAACACGGATTCAACCGCTTACTAACTCAATTCCTAAACCGATGTTGCCGATAATGAACCGTCCAATGATGGAACATACGATCGTCAGTTTACGTGATTTGGGGATAAAAGAATTTATTGTCTTGCTTTATTTTAAACCTGAGATCATTAAGGATTATTTTAAAGACGGAAAGGCATGGGGGATCAACATCACTTATGTAATACCGGATGATGATTACGGTACCGCCGGTGCCGTGAAAAAAGCTCAGGAATTTATCGGTAATGAAAATTTTATCATTATCAGCGGAGACTTAGTTACCGATTTTGATTTTCAAAAAATATTCGACTATCATAAATCGAAAAATTCCAAACTGACCATCACACTCACTTCTGTTGAAAATCCGCTCGAGTTCGGGGTGGTCATAGCCAATGAAGAGGGGATTATCCAAAAGTTTCTGGAAAAGCCGAGTTGGGGTGAGGTATTCAGCGATACGATTAATACCGGTATCTACATTATCGAGCCGGAGATTCTGAATTACATACCTAATAATGAAAATTTTGATTTTGCCAAAGATCTATTCCCGATGCTAATGAACAAAGGGATCGATTTAATGGCGGGATATGCCGAGGGATATTGGCGTGACGTAGGCAATCCTGAAAGCTACCGTGATGTATATGACGATATTTTGAGCGGAAAAATAAAATTCAAGCTCGACGGCGAAGCTATCAAATACGTTGACGGTGTTTTGATTCGCGAAGAGGACAATGTCATTGACGAGAGTGTCGAAGTCGTCGGTATTGTCGTAATCGGAAACAATGTTACGATCAAAAAAGGGGCCAGACTCAGTAATGTCGTCATCGGAGACAATGTCACCATCGGAGCGTCATCAAAAATCTGCAATACCGTTATTTGGAATGATGTTGAGATAGGGAAAAATGTAAAGCTCGACGGATGTGTCATCTGTAATAACAACCGTATCGGCAAAAATGTGACGGCAAAATCGGGGATGATTTTGGCGGAAGGGTGCGAAATCGGCGAATTGGCCGTAGTCGAACAGGATGTCACAATCTGGCCGGATAAAATGATTCAAGAAGCCTCTATCGTCAGCCGCAGTGTCATTTTAGGGAGCAAATATAAAAATTCGATATTTGAAAACGGGTTGGTTATCGGCAAATCAAATGTCGAACTCTCCTGTGAAATGGCGACCAAACTGGCCGAAGCATTCGGTGCTCAGCTCCCGGTAGGTTCTACCGTTCTCGTATCTCGTGACAGTTCTAAAAGCGCACGGATGCTTAAGCGGGCATTTTTAGGGGGGCTTTTATCCTCAGGGATGGACGTAATCGATTACAGAGCTATTCCCTCGGCCGTCATGAGATGCAGCTTATCGTACCATGATGAGTATGCCGCCGGTATCCATATTAACCAAAAGCTCGATGATCCGACCAGTACCGTTATTACCTTTTACAATCACGAAGCGCTTCGAATCAATAACGATACGGCAAAAAAGGTAGAAAAAGCGTTCTTTAAAGAGACTTTCCGTCGTGTAGACTACTCTCGAATCGGCCAAATTTTTCCATCCGATCATGAGAAAGAGTATGCCGGCTATAAAAAAGGGATGGAAGAGCTTCTTCAGTCGCATATGTTCAAGTGTCTTAATTGCCGTGTCGCGATCGATGTGATGCACGGGATGTCATCCGAAGTGTTTCCCGATATTTTAAACGATATGGGTGTAGACAATATAATGTTCAACGCACATCCCGACGAACAGCGTCTGGAAAATATCAATACCCTTATGAAACGCTCCTATGAGGATATGAGTGCCGTTATCAATGCATTGAAACTGGATGCGGGATTTATGATCTATCCGCACGGACAGCGGCTTGATATATTGTGCGATAAAGGGATTGTACTCAGCAAGCAGGCCGCATTGTTTGTCGTTCTCACTCTTTTGAACATGGAAGCGAAAGAAAAAGGGGTGGAAAAACGGGTATTTCTCCCTACCTGGGCAGCCGATTTTGTCCGATTCGAGCATTTGAAAATTGAACGCGGGCAATATGCCAATTTTAAAAGCGATCAAATGAAACGGTACGATTTGGTCACGACGGGGGAGGGGAACTTCGCGTTTACCGAATTTGCAACCCACCGTGATTCGATGTACGCTACGCTGAAAATTTTGGAGATGATCGTCAATCACAGAGTTAAACTCTCCGAACTTATCGAAGCGCTTCCGACGTTTTATTATCACACTTTCCAGGTTCCGTGTACACAGGCGAACAAAGGAAAAATGATGAGAATGTTCCTGGAAGACTCAAAAGGGAAAAAATCCTCAACCCTTGACGGAGTCAAAATTTGGCTTGATCAGCATGACTGGGTATTAATGATACCGGATCAGTACAGCGATCATCTAAACCTCTACATTCAAGCCAAAACAGCGAAACAGGGTGAACATATTTATGAAACCTATAAGACAAAAATTGAGGAATGGATACGTTCATAATGGAACCGAATACTCTCCAACTCTCGTTTTTCTGGCATATGCATCAGCCCGATTATCGCGGGAGCGACGGGGTGATGAGCATGCCGTGGGTTTTTCTGCATGCCATTAAAGATTATTATGAGATGCCGTGGCTGTTGACAAAATTTGCGACCATCAAGGCAACGTTTAATCTGACCGCGACATTGATGGAGCAGTTGGAACTTTACCGCGATCCTCTCAAATACGATTATTTTCTCTCTTTATGGGAACAGCACCCCTCAAGTCTCGATTTTCAATCACGTCAATGGCTGATAAAACTGTGTAAATCGAGTCAGTTTGAGACGATGGTCAGGCCGATCCCCCATTATGAATATCTGTACGGTAAAAATGAATACAGCGATAACGAGCTTATCGATTTGGAAATACTTTTTATTTTGTCGTGGTGCGGAAATTATCTGCGCAGTGAAAATGCGGTTGTAAAAAGGATGCTGCAGCAAGGCTCCGGATTTAATCAAAATGATAAACACCGTCTCCTCGATTCGCTGTGCGCGTTTATTGAAACGATTATTCCTTTTTACGCTTCATTGCAGCAAGAGGGGCGTATCTCAGTATCGACAACCCCTTATTATCATCCCATTTTACCGTTGCTGATCGACATGGAAAATGCCACCATCGCCAATCCCCACACAACGCTGCCGAAAAGGCCTCTCTCATTGCATGCGGATGCTCAAAAACATATTGAACGCTCAATGAAGCTATATGAGAAGCATTTTAAAAAGAAACCGAGCGGTTTTTGGCCGGCTGAGGGGGCGGTAGATACGAAAACGCTCTCTCTTTACCGTGAGAACGGGATCAAATGGATTGCGACGGACGAAGCGATTTTATTTCATTCGCTCGGCAATGACGAACGTAAAAATCTTTACATGACATACCGTTTTAATGAGGTGACGATCGCTTTTAGAGATCATGCACTCAGTGATCTGATCGGATTTACCTATCGGTTTAAATCTGCGGACGATGCGGCAGATCATTTTCTCCATACCTTGAAATCGATCGAAAATGAACAAACTGATCCGTCTGTTTTTGTCATTGTCGACGGAGAGAACGCCTGGGAATTTTATGAGAACAACGGATTTAATTTTTTCATGGCACTCTATAAACGGCTGGAGGGCGCTTCATGGTGCAAAA contains:
- a CDS encoding arsenate reductase ArsC — protein: MKNVLILCTGNSCRSIMAEALINAKMGDCVYAQSSGVKASGKVNPNAQSLLEEKGYWKDVYHSKVIDTVIDTPFDLVVTVCDHAHETCPMFPKAVKTIHVAFEDPSGKAVEEYAKTLDLIEKELLPIVKSELCD
- a CDS encoding ArsR/SmtB family transcription factor — protein: MDIFLETVSALNDETRVKLLAFLDTHGALCVCDMQESFGMIQSRLSRHLKILKDGGFLRVDRCGTWAYYSIRSPLDRFRSEALAEIRCLNLDLPPLKKLSQNEGCTL
- a CDS encoding arsenate reductase ArsC, coding for MLKVLFVCVHNSARSQMAEAFFNQYAANTDCAESAGIEPGKLNSYVVQAMSEKGIDISANETKGVFNLYKEGRTYSHVITVCDAEAAQRCPIFPGISRIIMWSFPDPSTFTGSDEEIMQQVRAVRDTIEEKVKAFIANPLDENVL
- a CDS encoding arsenic transporter translates to MILAVSLFLVTLVFVIWQPRGLQIGTTAVIGAVAAVVLGVVSITDVWTVTSIVWDATLAFIGIILLSMVLDEIGFFEWAALKMARLSGGNGHLMFVYILILGALVSALFANDGAALILTPIVLAKMKHLKMNPIAVFAFLMAGGFIGDSASNPLVISNLTNIVTAGYFGIGFWEYAKTMFLPNLLSIVASIAVLWIYFRKDIPTFIDITQLATPESAIKNMTMFRLSWWFLALLMAGYFIGDAYHLPVSVFALGGALVFLAIATYFKATKPIMTIKAAPWQVVWFSIGLYVVVYGLKNGGLTTYLAGVITELQSMGNVYAVIGTGFLSAILSSVMNNMPTIMVMDIAIAEAGNQALAYANILGCNLGPKMTPIGSLATLLWLHVLAQKGVKIGWGEYMKVGLVITPPVLLVALVGLI
- a CDS encoding Abi family protein; amino-acid sequence: MTSYNKPHLSYQNQIDLLKNRGLIIHDEAYAITKLKHISYFRLSAYFLPFQSAKDTFDHGITFEQIIDLYHFDKELRLLTFGAIEKIEIFLRTSLAYILSKHTKAFGYTQEENFCARDGDFAWLKDDIAKETGRSKETFIKHFRDNYCDSDLPIWMVVEIISFGTLSKLYSMLCPPIEKEILDGIGLPSFVFKNWLHVFSYVRNLSAHHSRLWNRQFVIKTKIPKHKKEFTGMVNDKYYTFAVMTHHVLRSIHDTFDMKSELLNLFAKYPDIDLEQMGFVDGWGGIAVWK
- a CDS encoding OprD family outer membrane porin, yielding MVSSKYTAQRFIGLGGILMMSAIISTSCSAENLEDIFKEGKVSGQLRAFWYDGQRELRIDRTALTVGGILSYQTAPFAGLSGGVSFFSSNGITSLTHMPESGQTHNLNLDGSSINTLCEAYLQYKASETSIKIGRQRLDLPLTNDYYNRMLPNSFEALYGENRSLQHTVLKAAYITGWKYKGSDTFVSPTYTLGIDRDITVVGAVYTPEPSLKFELYDTYVRDVMNAPYLQIIDNAIWKSSEGTTLSGAVQYLNEKSIGLHAAGEMDTYLLGIRGTVSKGLWSLSALYTRIGDQSLQGSGGRYEKMGWGGFITYTDLQIDGESENGGAQAYGSILTYRPSSDFEISAKTMHIDQNDAIQSNPASLTLNPRPDSNEYNIDATYQPSKSFRLRTRLARIDYDSGSTELYKAKAYDETNVRIIADYLF
- a CDS encoding ArsS family sensor histidine kinase, which encodes MNNHSIIRLIILFFLLIFALINGLFWIAHNYFANEMQGDRMRRFALAERLIHHRSGDFGTELKQLMIAPSSLSPDFLRKNGITLEEFPFGRVMEHNGKIYFLKSPPPMNPFDRPPLMFDPSLPPPPPFDRHDLMVLEDLKVTSIWPIWTVFIMIDLLVLLFFIFILKKLTPLNRLKNAIMNFKEGDTRLDVPIGGKDEISQITHEFNLALEKIASMKEARALFLRNILHELKTPIMKGALSTDCLEESEDQKRLKRIFNRMDYLLREFSTMERFSSGEMTINPQEYRFVDILDHTCDILMCEKKNIVIKGEDSALIINVDFELFAIALKNLLDNAFKYSDTKPTLFILQHAIEICSLGEPLPEENRTFTKPFNRTYESSMTGLGLGLYITNAILHKHGYRLEYHYDTGLNCFRIVL
- a CDS encoding response regulator transcription factor, which encodes MIQVLMIEDDDELAQLLRSRLYKDDIDVTVALTPLEGLSLFQAQTFDLLVLDLSLPQMDGMEICRLIRQESDIPIIISSARSDIRDKIMGFSRGADDYLPKPYDPQELIFRIDAIMRRIHPSLPKKLFPFEVNEQKHEISRHGSVLKLTPAEYDIVSYMIKKDRYAISREELLMNIGSIKYESSLKSIDVIMGRIRQKIGDDPKNPRYIISVRGVGYKFVNE
- a CDS encoding EF-hand domain-containing protein; the encoded protein is MTVNSNYSAYSSYSSSGVSSSQTSKPNFEDIAQQMLSSMDTDGNGTVDSAEFSAAAQALASNSNSSSGSSSSSSTSATDIFTKLDSNGDGGLSTDEFMAALKNSKPQKAQGEDGGMPPPPPGGMPPPPPSDSSSSTDSTDSQSIDKIFSALDTNQDGSVSADELAALFEKKSTDSSSTSSQTSTSASAQTSASTTETTTEDAFKTMRNDMLQKILSYYGSNASASNSTSLLSVSA